From one Culex quinquefasciatus strain JHB chromosome 3, VPISU_Cqui_1.0_pri_paternal, whole genome shotgun sequence genomic stretch:
- the LOC6041462 gene encoding pupal cuticle protein — translation MFKLIIVSALAAVALAQNPDAEAQIIASDSEVNPDGSYRWNYETSNGIRAQEEGVGGQSAQGSASWTDRDGTPIQLTYVADVNGFQPQGAHLPREGPAPAHVLKTLEFIRANPPKDDPNFNIQALEAEIARLQSLQ, via the coding sequence ATCATCGTTTCCGCCCTGGCCGCCGTGGCGCTGGCCCAGAACCCCGACGCCGAGGCCCAGATCATCGCGTCCGACAGCGAGGTCAACCCGGACGGCTCGTACCGGTGGAACTACGAGACGAGCAACGGAATCCGCGCCCAGGAGGAAGGCGTCGGTGGCCAGTCCGCCCAGGGCAGCGCCTCGTGGACCGACCGCGACGGAACCCCCATCCAGCTGACCTACGTCGCCGACGTGAACGGATTCCAGCCCCAGGGCGCCCATCTGCCGCGTGAGGGACCCGCCCCCGCCCACGTGCTCAAGACCCTGGAGTTCATCCGCGCCAACCCGCCCAAGGATGACCCCAACTTCAACATCCAGGCCCTGGAGGCGGAAATCGCCAGACTGCAGTCCCTCCAGTAA